DNA sequence from the Deltaproteobacteria bacterium genome:
GTCGTCGCGGATCGTGTACCCGCCGGCGACCGCTTCGTCGTACACGGGGACCGTCGAGTCGAGAAAGCTGTTGTGGTAGATGAAAAACAGGAAGCCGGCCGCGTGCAGCTCGTCGGCGAGGTCTTCGAAATTCGGGTACAGCTCGCGGTCCACCTCCCAGTCCTCTTCCAGTTCGTACCCGAGCCCGGTGTCGTTGGCGCCGCGCCAGTCTTCCGTCCAGATCACCGACGCGGCGACGTCGGCCGAGCGGAGCGCGGCGGCGACGCGCCGTACGTTGTCCTCGCCGAAGATCGCGTCGAGCCACGGCGCGAACGCCACCGGCGGCGGGATCTCCGGCCGCCCGACGTGCGCCGTGAGCTTGTCGATGGATTCGGCGGGGGTCGCGCCGGCAAACAGATACATGCGCAGCTCGCGGTCCCACACCTCGACTCGGACCCAGTCTGCGCGTTCGCTGCACATCTCGAAGATCGATCGATACGGCGTATCGACGAGCAGGGCGTATCCGCGGCTGGACACGTACATCGGCATCGGTGTGTGCGTCGAGTGGCGGCCGCCCACCAGAAACCAGATGCCGCGATCGTAGCTGTCGTCGGTGTGTTTCGTGATCCCGTCCTCTTGCACCCACAGCGGAACGGTCTGGCCGCGGTGGTCGACGTCGAAGGACTGGCCGCCGAAACCGAGGAAGTGCTCGGCCGGATCACACGCGAACGTGACCGCCGATCGATTGAGATCTGGCGGCGCCGACCACGACAGAACGAGTTGTCCCGCGCCGGTGCCGGCGATGCGGGCGCGTCCGAGGTCGGCACCGCCGTCGCCGCGCAGTGAGAACTCGATCTCGTCGTCGCCGGCGGCGAGGTCCGCAAACTCGGTGACCCCTTGCCACGGCTGCTCCTTGATTTCTTCGATCTTGAACGAGCCGGACTGCATCTCGTACAGGCCTCGTGTGGCGCGGGCGGCGAAGCCGACGTAGGGGGGCGGGTAGACGTCGCCGCCGGCGCCGCCGGGAGCGCCGTCGAGCAGCACGTCGCCGTCGGCCGTGCGCACGACGAGGCGCGCGGGTGACGGCTCGACGCGGACGACGAGGCCCCCGATGGAAGCTTCCACCGGGGCCGGCGAGGGGCCGGCGCAACCGGCGACGGCCACGGCGACGGCGGCGAGGGACGGGACGCGGAAACGCATGGCGCCGATTATAGGCGCAGGTGTCTGGCGGTCGCGCCGGCGACGCGGGCGGCGCGGCGGGAAGCGCACGCCGCGCGCGTGCAGCGCGGGCGGCGCGGCGGGAAGCGCACGCCGCGCGCGTGCAGCGCGGGCGGCGCGGCGTCAGCGCTCGACGGTGGTCGCGACGATGTGCGCGGTCCGTCGCGCGCGCGTCGCGGCCGCCCGCGGAGGCCGCGCGCCGGCCGTCAATAGAGGTCGCCGTCGGACGCCTGTGCCAGCAGGGCCTCGAGCTTGGCGCGATCGGCGTCGGAAATATCGATGATGCGCACGCCGAACCCCGTCGGGTAGCGGTCCGCCTCCGCGCTATTGGGCTCCACGACACGGACCACGACGACCTTTGCGGTGACGAACTCGTCGTAGTCGTACAGTTCGAGCGTGAGCGTCGATCCGACGCGGAACGGATAGATGTGCGCGACGCGCGTGTAGAGAAACAGCCCGTTCGCGGACAGGTCGCGCGTGCGGAACACGTACTCCTTGTCGCCGCCCGATACCTTGACGAATGCCTCGACCTTGACGCGGGGGGCCGCGCGCGTGTTCCTCTGGCTGTCCACGCCCCCATTGTACACAGGTAATTGCTCGATTTTGTGAGGGTTTGCGCCAAAACGGGCGCGCGGGCGAGTATCATGACACCGTATAGACCGATCGGGGCGGGCGCCGCCCCACATGGATCGGAGGCGAGTCGACAGCAGAATGGACGTCCGCTGCGAGAAGTGCGGGACCGATTACGAGTTCGATGAAGCCAAGCTCAAGCCCGGCGGCGTGACGGTCAAGTGCGCCGAGTGCGGACATATGTTCCGCGTGCGGCGGCGGACGACGACGAACGTCGGTGCGCGCGGTGCCCCGCCGGTTCCGCGCGCGACGCCCAGCGCGTCGTCGGGATCGACGACCGCTTCCACCGCGGTGACCGCCGTGTCCGGGGCGGGCCAGCGGGTCTGGCTCATCCGCGACGAACAGGGCCGGGTGCAGACGTGCCGCGAGCTCGCCACGCTGCAGCAGTGGGTGGTCGCGGGGCGGGTCACGCGTGAGTGCGAGATCTCTCGCACGGGCAAGTCGTGGAAGAAGCTCGGGTCGATCGCGGAGCTGGGCGCGTTTTTTCGCATCGCCGAGGAGGCGCGGCGGCGCGCGGCGGCCGCGGCGAACAGCGCGCCGGTCGCCGCGGCGGACAGCGCACCGGTCGCCGCGGCGGACAGCGCACCGGTCGCCGCATCCGCCGGCGCGACACCACGGGCGGCGGCGCCGGAGTCGACCGCGCCGCTGCCGGGACCCACGCGACCGCCGGCGGCGGGATCGGGACCGGCGCAACCCTCGCCTGCCGCCGGCGTGCCGGCCGACCAGGCGCTTCGCTCGGCGGCGGCGCCCGCCGCGCAGCCGGCGAGTGCGGGCATGACCGGGCCCGACGCTGCGGGCCGGTCTCCGATCGCCCCCGCGAATGGTGAGGGCGCGGCCGCCGGTGACGCGGCGTGGGCGGCCGCCGATGCGGCGCCGAAGCTGGCGATCGATCCCGCGGTGGCCGGTCCGACCGGCCCCGTCGGCGGGCTCGCGCGCGGGTTGCCGACCAGTGAGGCCGCCTTCGCCGGCGGTGCGACGAAGGCGCCGCGCATCGATGACATCATGCCGGCGCAGTTCGAGCCGATCGACGCATACGACGACGACGAACTGCGGCCGCCGCGCAGTGGCATCGGCAAGTGGATCGCGCTCGTGTCGCTGGTCGTGCTCGCAGGAGCCGCCGCGGCGGTGTATGCACTGGTGTTGCGCCCGCCCGCGGGCGCATCGCGAGAGACGCTGTCGACGCCGCTTGACGCGGCGGTGGCTGCCACTGGCGAGTCGGGCGAGGCA
Encoded proteins:
- a CDS encoding PilZ domain-containing protein codes for the protein MWGGARPDRSIRCHDTRPRARFGANPHKIEQLPVYNGGVDSQRNTRAAPRVKVEAFVKVSGGDKEYVFRTRDLSANGLFLYTRVAHIYPFRVGSTLTLELYDYDEFVTAKVVVVRVVEPNSAEADRYPTGFGVRIIDISDADRAKLEALLAQASDGDLY